In a genomic window of Aggregatimonas sangjinii:
- a CDS encoding ankyrin repeat domain-containing protein, producing the protein MPLIETLDGEGLQLSRTSIKYISPSGESYFAECEPVVSSDYDMAVYVDTLCDEDEICIKDKNVINDIFYKIKILGKRIGAKLKFFRDYGDVFEPNHIHKSKNYIPNNQRYNRLEETIEKSNISEFERVLIENPSLYLTERYGFNNESLMHYLAKKGKVSFCKLLLEKGAICDELGLNNETPLVRASSNGHLDIVKLLTAHGADINGNPKGLATPLIAAAAMGHEEVVFYLLESGADKTIRDKDLGQTAEEIAKNMYQNSIAEIINSF; encoded by the coding sequence ATGCCATTAATTGAAACGCTGGATGGAGAGGGACTACAGTTAAGTAGAACAAGCATTAAATATATATCACCAAGTGGGGAATCTTATTTCGCAGAATGCGAACCTGTGGTAAGCTCTGACTACGATATGGCTGTTTATGTGGACACTTTGTGTGACGAAGATGAAATATGTATAAAAGACAAGAACGTAATTAATGATATATTTTATAAGATAAAAATATTGGGTAAACGTATCGGGGCCAAATTAAAGTTTTTTAGAGATTATGGTGATGTTTTTGAACCTAACCATATACACAAGAGTAAAAATTACATCCCTAATAATCAAAGATATAATCGACTTGAAGAAACAATTGAAAAGTCTAATATTTCTGAATTTGAGCGTGTTCTAATTGAAAATCCCTCTTTATATCTTACCGAAAGATATGGTTTTAATAATGAAAGTCTTATGCATTACCTTGCAAAAAAAGGAAAGGTATCGTTTTGTAAGTTGTTATTAGAGAAAGGGGCAATCTGTGATGAATTAGGACTTAATAATGAGACCCCACTTGTAAGAGCCTCAAGTAATGGGCATTTAGATATTGTAAAGTTATTGACAGCCCACGGAGCCGATATAAATGGCAATCCAAAAGGTTTAGCCACACCTCTTATTGCCGCAGCCGCTATGGGACACGAGGAGGTGGTATTTTACTTGCTGGAAAGCGGTGCAGACAAAACAATTAGGGATAAGGACCTGGGTCAGACCGCAGAAGAAATTGCAAAGAATATGTATCAGAATTCAATAGCTGAGATTATCAATTCTTTCTAA
- a CDS encoding type VI secretion system Vgr family protein, giving the protein MPKIVQIKLIVGGEEFLPKSGYNVSVEQSVGGHSAFRITFPSNATEGYEGVMMNTALSFVGKKASIGLNGNQMEFSGVVTSVDFQKGVGAAGTIVLSGHGPSVLLSNSIQCFSYDEGTALSQVINDTVNGHSGEHLKTAIGEGTDIKLPYTVQYNESDLSFLQRLCSRYGIWLYHNGKEFCIGRKGHKPVQGTVGVDVLAFNVSTSLREQQFAVKGHDWVNDTLLEAESIAHNASSSHPYLSRVKSESDAVFAKKGLYDYNVGQHEYSAQGGVDLATKVNTLGKSSGMVLASGTSEVSNLRVGDTLELTGLNFSNPTTKDPYGSYDIVKVVHRFDHSGHYRNDFEGVPEGTQHLPYSNSFRIPRAGAQRGWVFDNADPDGLGRIKVQFPWQKAKGTSTPWIKMSTPYSGGGKGFYFIPELEEEVLVGFEGDNPEKPFVLSAGYNTAANSGFADPDNNIKAIKTRSGHLIELNDTDGEESITITDKNSNKIFLNTKDSSISITAPANLSLTADTIDIKAKNALTMKSVESTIAIGAKEAIGMHSTEATVQISGKENVDVRSTEAETKIKAKTTLNIVGNEKVDILSGDQLAMHGKSTSKLTGGEVHVNKG; this is encoded by the coding sequence ATGCCAAAAATCGTACAAATAAAACTCATCGTCGGCGGCGAGGAGTTTCTTCCGAAATCAGGTTACAACGTATCAGTCGAACAATCCGTAGGAGGGCACAGCGCTTTTCGTATCACCTTTCCCTCCAATGCCACAGAGGGCTATGAAGGGGTCATGATGAATACCGCACTTTCGTTTGTCGGCAAAAAGGCCTCCATTGGATTAAATGGCAATCAAATGGAATTCTCGGGTGTCGTGACCTCGGTCGATTTCCAAAAGGGAGTCGGAGCGGCAGGTACCATCGTACTCTCCGGGCACGGACCATCGGTGCTCCTATCGAACTCGATACAGTGTTTTAGTTATGATGAGGGTACTGCACTTTCGCAAGTGATAAACGATACCGTAAACGGCCATTCAGGGGAACATTTGAAAACAGCCATAGGAGAAGGCACCGACATAAAATTGCCCTACACGGTGCAGTACAACGAAAGTGATCTTTCCTTTTTACAGCGCTTGTGCAGCCGTTACGGTATCTGGCTCTACCACAATGGAAAAGAATTCTGTATAGGCCGAAAAGGACATAAACCGGTACAGGGTACTGTCGGGGTAGATGTACTGGCCTTTAATGTATCGACATCCTTAAGGGAACAGCAATTTGCGGTCAAAGGGCATGATTGGGTCAACGATACCCTACTCGAAGCGGAATCCATCGCCCACAACGCTAGCTCTTCCCATCCCTATCTCAGTCGGGTCAAAAGTGAATCGGATGCCGTTTTTGCAAAAAAAGGGCTTTACGACTACAATGTGGGCCAGCACGAATACAGTGCCCAAGGGGGCGTCGATTTGGCAACCAAGGTAAATACACTGGGCAAATCCTCAGGAATGGTGTTGGCCTCGGGAACATCGGAAGTATCAAACCTCCGTGTAGGCGACACTCTGGAATTAACGGGCCTGAATTTCTCCAATCCCACTACCAAGGATCCTTATGGTTCGTATGACATCGTAAAAGTTGTGCATCGCTTTGATCACAGCGGGCACTACCGCAATGATTTCGAAGGGGTACCGGAAGGGACCCAACACCTCCCCTATTCCAATAGTTTTCGCATACCCCGTGCCGGAGCGCAACGGGGCTGGGTTTTCGATAATGCCGACCCCGACGGACTCGGTAGGATCAAAGTACAATTCCCTTGGCAAAAAGCCAAAGGAACCAGTACGCCTTGGATTAAAATGAGCACGCCATATTCCGGTGGCGGAAAAGGCTTCTATTTTATTCCTGAACTGGAAGAGGAAGTACTGGTGGGCTTCGAAGGCGATAATCCCGAAAAACCTTTTGTACTAAGTGCGGGCTACAATACGGCCGCCAACAGTGGTTTTGCGGACCCGGATAACAACATCAAAGCCATCAAGACCCGTAGCGGACACCTGATCGAATTGAACGATACCGATGGGGAAGAGAGCATTACCATTACCGATAAGAACAGCAATAAGATTTTCCTGAATACCAAAGACAGTAGCATCAGTATCACAGCTCCGGCCAATCTGTCGCTAACAGCGGATACCATCGATATCAAGGCGAAAAACGCGTTAACGATGAAGTCCGTGGAGTCCACTATCGCCATTGGGGCCAAGGAGGCTATTGGTATGCATAGTACGGAGGCCACGGTGCAGATCAGTGGTAAGGAAAATGTAGACGTGCGCAGTACCGAGGCTGAAACCAAGATCAAGGCCAAAACGACTTTGAATATCGTGGGCAATGAAAAAGTGGACATTCTTTCCGGGGATCAGTTGGCGATGCACGGCAAATCTA
- a CDS encoding DUF6966 domain-containing protein, translating into MKQILQDILEILKTVGERQWIPVFENFILGMEISKSKELKKNIRMIYGGVGSFNDLVLYQNGQLCHKENTMLDELRRKLFKRITE; encoded by the coding sequence ATGAAACAAATTCTGCAAGATATTCTTGAAATTTTAAAGACAGTTGGTGAAAGGCAATGGATTCCCGTTTTTGAAAATTTCATACTTGGTATGGAGATATCCAAATCGAAAGAGTTAAAGAAAAATATTAGAATGATTTATGGAGGTGTTGGTTCTTTTAATGATTTGGTTCTGTATCAAAATGGACAATTATGCCATAAGGAAAATACTATGCTCGATGAGTTAAGGCGAAAGTTGTTTAAAAGAATTACGGAGTAA
- a CDS encoding DUF3592 domain-containing protein, giving the protein MKQILILTLFIAPSLLFAQQNTENWIETEAKILEVHNKIKAKSTRAFATISFTANDGNQYESQVELLAIPLFGTTKSVGDSVSILYNPETPILAKSVGTGFLEQYGLYLLIGAGILFSFTRLKKAYTSKNSAD; this is encoded by the coding sequence ATGAAACAAATACTAATTCTCACGCTCTTCATAGCACCAAGTTTGCTTTTCGCCCAACAAAACACCGAAAACTGGATAGAGACCGAAGCCAAGATCCTAGAAGTACATAACAAGATCAAGGCGAAGAGTACCAGGGCCTTTGCCACAATTTCCTTTACGGCCAATGATGGCAATCAATACGAAAGTCAAGTGGAACTCTTGGCCATTCCGCTATTCGGGACGACGAAATCCGTTGGGGATTCCGTTTCCATTCTGTACAATCCCGAGACCCCGATATTGGCCAAATCGGTAGGCACCGGTTTTTTAGAGCAATACGGACTCTACCTATTGATCGGGGCTGGAATCCTATTCAGTTTCACGCGTTTAAAAAAAGCCTATACTTCCAAGAACTCTGCCGATTAA